One genomic region from Amycolatopsis sp. FBCC-B4732 encodes:
- a CDS encoding ADP-ribosylglycohydrolase family protein, giving the protein MRLTWARPEDLLPHELVQSEAEGKDVAAARARWIAAGGDPVPAVSGAGPGAPGLRPLARELLDSLDAPVNEPEPALPPAPSLPRGSRGRELNAWTGRAAGCLLGKPVEKIPREGIEEILRATGRWPLDGWFTAVGLPAEVAARWPWNRRSAPTSLEENIDGMPEDDDLNYPMLALSLVEERGRGFTTEDVAQLWLDNLPAGRVFTAERAAYRNLLDARAVPETATYRNPFREWIGALIRADVFGWISPGDVRAAARLAAVDARLSHTRNGVYGAMWAAGLASAAMVCDSVEDVLDAATAAIPASSDLAAAVCFGRSAAASGDVASGLDRLHAEYGHLHWVHVLNNAAVIAYALAKGGGEFGPSVAIAVTAGWDTDSAAATVGGVVGALSGVDEYWSKPLDGRIATSLPGGERRIADLAARTAALAEAVR; this is encoded by the coding sequence GTGAGGCTGACCTGGGCCCGGCCCGAGGACCTGCTCCCGCACGAGCTGGTCCAGTCCGAAGCGGAGGGAAAGGACGTCGCCGCGGCGCGGGCGCGGTGGATCGCGGCGGGCGGTGACCCGGTGCCCGCCGTGAGCGGCGCCGGTCCCGGGGCCCCCGGGCTGCGGCCGTTGGCGCGGGAGCTGCTGGATTCGCTGGACGCTCCGGTGAACGAGCCGGAGCCGGCCCTGCCGCCGGCGCCTTCGCTGCCGCGCGGGTCCCGCGGCCGGGAGCTGAACGCGTGGACCGGGCGGGCCGCGGGCTGCCTGCTCGGCAAGCCGGTGGAGAAGATCCCGCGCGAAGGGATCGAGGAGATCCTCCGCGCGACCGGCCGGTGGCCCCTCGACGGGTGGTTCACGGCGGTGGGCCTGCCCGCGGAGGTGGCCGCGCGGTGGCCGTGGAACCGCCGGTCGGCCCCTACCTCGCTCGAAGAGAACATCGACGGGATGCCCGAGGACGACGACCTCAACTACCCGATGCTGGCGCTGTCGCTGGTGGAGGAGCGCGGCCGCGGGTTCACGACCGAGGACGTCGCCCAGCTGTGGCTGGACAACCTGCCCGCCGGGCGGGTCTTCACGGCGGAGCGTGCCGCGTACCGGAACCTGCTCGACGCGCGCGCCGTCCCGGAGACCGCCACCTACCGCAACCCGTTCCGGGAGTGGATCGGCGCGCTGATCCGCGCGGACGTGTTCGGCTGGATCAGCCCGGGCGACGTCCGGGCCGCGGCCCGGCTGGCCGCGGTGGACGCCCGGCTGAGCCACACGCGCAACGGCGTGTACGGCGCGATGTGGGCCGCGGGCCTGGCCTCGGCGGCGATGGTGTGCGACAGCGTCGAGGACGTCCTCGACGCGGCGACGGCCGCGATCCCGGCGTCGAGCGACCTGGCGGCCGCGGTCTGCTTCGGACGTTCAGCGGCCGCGTCGGGCGATGTCGCGAGCGGACTCGACCGGCTCCACGCCGAATACGGGCACCTGCACTGGGTGCACGTGCTCAACAACGCCGCGGTGATCGCGTACGCGCTCGCGAAAGGCGGCGGCGAGTTCGGCCCGAGCGTCGCGATCGCGGTGACGGCGGGCTGGGACACCGACTCGGCGGCCGCGACGGTCGGGGGAGTGGTGGGCGCGCTGAGCGGCGTCGACGAGTACTGGAGCAAGCCCCTGGACGGCCGGATCGCGACGTCGCTGCCGGGTGGGGAACGGCGGATCGCCGACCTCGCGGCCCGCACGGCGGCGCTCGCGGAGGCCGTCCGATGA
- a CDS encoding carbohydrate ABC transporter permease, whose amino-acid sequence MRVLVRPAQYAALALYILFLGFPLLWLVSASVKSSGELNSLTVSLLPGEWHWDNYTEALNKQGLVRSAANSLVVALASTALSVVIAVPAAYVLARLKGKVRAAGVGWILVSQVFPVVLIILPLFLILRTLGLADNLAGLTLVHTTYMLPFALWMLQGYVAAIPVELEEAGAMDGASRLTVLRTIVFPLLAPGVVATAMFSFVSSWNEFFFALVLLQSPENYTLPITLTMFIGGEGKVALGPLAAGAVLAAIPSIVFFGILRKKLTGGLMAGAVKG is encoded by the coding sequence ATGCGCGTCCTCGTGCGCCCGGCCCAGTACGCGGCCCTCGCGCTCTACATCCTGTTCCTCGGATTCCCGTTGCTGTGGCTTGTTTCCGCGTCGGTGAAGTCGTCGGGCGAGCTGAACTCGCTGACGGTGAGCCTGCTGCCGGGCGAGTGGCACTGGGACAACTACACCGAAGCGCTGAACAAGCAGGGCCTGGTCCGGTCCGCGGCCAACAGCCTGGTCGTCGCGCTGGCTTCGACCGCGTTGTCGGTCGTCATCGCCGTGCCCGCCGCGTACGTCCTCGCGCGGCTCAAGGGGAAGGTGCGCGCGGCCGGCGTCGGCTGGATCCTGGTCAGCCAGGTGTTCCCGGTGGTGCTGATCATCCTGCCGCTGTTCCTCATCCTGCGGACGCTCGGCCTGGCCGACAACCTGGCCGGCCTGACGCTCGTGCACACGACGTACATGCTGCCGTTCGCGCTGTGGATGCTGCAGGGCTACGTCGCCGCGATCCCGGTGGAGCTCGAGGAAGCCGGGGCGATGGACGGCGCGAGCCGGCTGACGGTGCTGCGCACGATCGTCTTCCCGCTGCTCGCCCCCGGCGTCGTCGCGACCGCGATGTTCAGCTTCGTCTCGTCGTGGAACGAATTCTTCTTCGCACTGGTGCTGCTGCAGTCGCCGGAGAACTACACCCTGCCCATCACCCTCACCATGTTCATCGGCGGCGAGGGCAAGGTCGCCCTCGGTCCGCTCGCCGCGGGCGCCGTGCTCGCGGCCATCCCCAGCATCGTCTTCTTCGGCATCCTGCGGAAGAAGCTCACCGGCGGCCTGATGGCCGGGGCGGTGAAGGGATGA
- a CDS encoding ADP-ribosylglycohydrolase family protein: protein MTWLEDRAVAVITGAAVGDALGGATEGWTPEQIEERHGGRVTGVVGPWYPDWRTARPIAPYHKGDGHITDDTLMTRALVEVYAKRRAHLDAYAMAEDLVPLMIGEPRWVPELESTALLLQRVFLAEKWIVARLHYGHVDPREAGVGNVVNCGAAMYVAPVGVVNAGDPRAAYAEAIDLTGAHQSSYGREAAGVLAAMVAAAVAPGATLDGVVAAALDVAHDGTAAALRAVVAAFGDRSVPPATDGEERALAALVRETVAPFDSVGPHYREMSMDARRPSRTKSIEELPAALAFVLAHRGDFRGAVLAAVNYGRDADSIAVMAAAICAGLGGTAVVPAEWVEEVGDASRMDLRETGHLLASAAADILKADRERALARVAFFEETA from the coding sequence GTGACCTGGCTGGAAGACCGGGCCGTCGCGGTGATCACCGGTGCGGCCGTCGGGGACGCCCTCGGCGGCGCCACCGAAGGGTGGACACCCGAGCAGATCGAAGAGCGGCACGGCGGCCGGGTGACCGGTGTCGTCGGGCCGTGGTACCCGGATTGGCGGACGGCCCGCCCGATCGCGCCGTACCACAAGGGCGACGGGCACATCACCGACGACACCCTCATGACGCGGGCGCTCGTCGAGGTGTACGCGAAGCGCCGGGCGCACCTCGACGCGTACGCGATGGCCGAGGACCTGGTGCCGCTGATGATCGGCGAACCGCGCTGGGTACCGGAGCTGGAGTCGACCGCGCTGCTGCTGCAGCGGGTCTTCCTCGCGGAGAAGTGGATCGTCGCGAGACTCCACTACGGACACGTCGACCCGCGGGAAGCGGGCGTGGGCAACGTGGTCAACTGCGGCGCGGCGATGTACGTCGCCCCGGTGGGCGTGGTCAACGCGGGTGATCCGCGGGCCGCGTACGCCGAGGCGATCGACCTGACCGGCGCGCACCAGTCCAGCTACGGCCGCGAGGCGGCGGGCGTGCTGGCCGCGATGGTGGCGGCCGCGGTCGCGCCCGGTGCGACGCTCGACGGCGTCGTCGCAGCCGCGCTGGACGTGGCCCACGACGGGACCGCGGCGGCGCTGCGCGCGGTCGTGGCGGCCTTCGGTGACCGGTCCGTCCCCCCGGCCACCGACGGGGAAGAACGCGCGCTGGCGGCTCTCGTCCGCGAGACCGTCGCGCCGTTCGACTCGGTCGGGCCGCACTACCGGGAGATGTCGATGGACGCGCGGCGGCCCTCGCGGACGAAGTCGATCGAGGAACTGCCCGCCGCGCTGGCGTTCGTGCTGGCGCACCGGGGCGACTTCCGCGGCGCGGTGCTGGCGGCCGTCAACTACGGCCGCGACGCCGACTCCATCGCCGTGATGGCGGCGGCGATCTGCGCGGGCCTCGGCGGGACGGCCGTGGTGCCGGCCGAGTGGGTCGAAGAGGTCGGCGACGCCAGCCGGATGGACCTGCGCGAGACCGGGCACCTGCTGGCTTCGGCGGCCGCGGACATCCTGAAGGCCGACCGCGAGCGGGCGCTGGCCCGGGTGGCGTTCTTCGAGGAGACGGCGTGA
- a CDS encoding SUMF1/EgtB/PvdO family nonheme iron enzyme has protein sequence MTTTFDPLVPRPIDRPTEVRGPLSGLDEAKIFAAPRDPADRPAWRAKLREWREDARERHGYTGAAYDRPQATWAASCHAVAQVWLWDELLYSFEEDRFTPGRFLADARARFGGLDAVVLWHAYPVIGLDDRNQWDFYRDVPGLADLIGTLHDEGLRVFVDYNPWDVGTRRGADDPTELAALVADFAADGVFLDTLKKAEPDFVDRLEAARPGIVLEGESKLAVERIEDHAASWAQFFADSPVPGVLRAHWYERRHMQHHVRRWHRDHSEELQSAWLNGVGVMVWEVVFGVWVGWSARDAATVRRMVTLQRAAKDLLLDGDWTPLAELPPEAEAAGVYASRWELPGRTLWTLVNRGDTDYHGPLPGTDLLGGVPARGIGATAEGWRPELPALPHDPDARFPHRVAARVRPQRTGGTPDEDAVVVPAGPYVLTVRYRARETGMYQGAPYVDEWKPLPPRLHDARTLQREGELTTAVAVGVTEVTVAQFAEFVAATGYEPRQKHRFLARRGKPDEPVTYVDLADARAYCAWRGGRLPTEDEWQLAGEQLRRGTPAVWNWTESEHSDGRTRFVMLKGGSDYAAEGSEWYVEGGRKDPGYAVKLLLPGLGLARGATVGFRCAWEVPS, from the coding sequence ATGACCACCACGTTCGACCCGCTCGTCCCGCGGCCGATCGACCGGCCCACCGAGGTGCGCGGCCCGTTGTCCGGTTTGGACGAAGCGAAGATCTTCGCCGCGCCCCGGGACCCGGCCGACCGGCCCGCGTGGCGCGCGAAGCTGCGTGAATGGCGCGAGGACGCCCGCGAGCGCCACGGCTACACCGGCGCCGCCTACGACCGTCCCCAAGCGACGTGGGCGGCGTCCTGCCACGCGGTCGCCCAGGTGTGGCTCTGGGACGAACTGCTGTACTCGTTCGAAGAAGACCGCTTCACGCCCGGGCGCTTCCTCGCCGACGCCCGGGCGCGCTTCGGCGGGCTCGACGCCGTCGTCCTCTGGCACGCCTACCCGGTGATCGGCCTCGACGACCGCAACCAGTGGGACTTCTACCGCGACGTCCCGGGGCTCGCCGACCTGATCGGCACCCTGCACGACGAAGGCCTGCGCGTCTTCGTCGACTACAACCCTTGGGACGTCGGCACCCGCCGCGGTGCGGACGACCCCACCGAACTCGCCGCGCTCGTCGCCGATTTCGCGGCCGACGGCGTCTTCCTCGACACGCTCAAGAAGGCCGAGCCGGACTTCGTCGACCGGCTCGAAGCCGCCCGGCCCGGGATCGTCCTCGAAGGCGAATCGAAGCTCGCCGTCGAGCGGATCGAGGACCACGCGGCGTCGTGGGCCCAGTTCTTCGCCGACTCGCCCGTGCCCGGCGTCCTGCGCGCCCACTGGTACGAGCGGCGGCACATGCAGCACCACGTCCGCCGCTGGCACCGCGACCACAGCGAAGAGCTGCAGTCGGCGTGGCTCAACGGCGTCGGCGTCATGGTCTGGGAAGTCGTCTTCGGCGTCTGGGTCGGCTGGTCGGCGCGCGACGCCGCGACCGTCCGCCGGATGGTCACGCTCCAGCGCGCGGCGAAGGATCTCCTCCTCGACGGCGACTGGACCCCGCTGGCCGAGCTGCCGCCCGAAGCCGAAGCCGCCGGCGTTTACGCGTCCCGCTGGGAACTCCCCGGCAGGACACTGTGGACCCTCGTCAACCGCGGCGACACCGACTACCACGGCCCGCTGCCCGGCACCGACCTCCTCGGCGGGGTCCCGGCCCGCGGCATCGGCGCGACGGCGGAGGGCTGGCGCCCGGAGCTGCCCGCCCTGCCGCACGACCCGGACGCCCGGTTCCCGCACCGGGTCGCGGCCCGCGTCCGTCCACAACGGACCGGAGGGACGCCGGACGAAGACGCCGTCGTCGTCCCGGCGGGCCCGTACGTGCTCACCGTCCGGTACCGCGCCCGCGAGACCGGGATGTACCAGGGCGCGCCCTACGTCGACGAATGGAAGCCGCTCCCGCCGCGCCTGCACGACGCCCGGACGCTGCAGCGCGAGGGCGAGCTGACGACGGCCGTCGCGGTCGGTGTCACGGAGGTGACCGTCGCGCAGTTCGCGGAGTTCGTGGCCGCCACCGGTTATGAACCCCGGCAGAAGCACCGTTTTCTCGCCCGGCGGGGAAAACCGGACGAGCCGGTCACCTACGTCGACCTCGCCGACGCCCGCGCGTACTGCGCCTGGCGCGGTGGCCGCCTGCCGACCGAGGACGAATGGCAGCTGGCGGGGGAGCAGCTGCGCCGCGGCACTCCGGCCGTCTGGAACTGGACCGAGAGCGAGCACTCCGACGGCCGCACGCGGTTCGTGATGCTCAAGGGCGGCAGCGACTACGCGGCCGAGGGCTCCGAGTGGTACGTCGAAGGCGGCCGCAAAGACCCCGGGTACGCCGTGAAGCTGCTGCTCCCCGGGCTCGGTCTCGCGCGCGGCGCGACGGTGGGCTTCCGGTGCGCCTGGGAGGTGCCGTCGTGA
- a CDS encoding carbohydrate ABC transporter permease, with protein MTATLTRPAPAPGKKKPVLARTRRREAIALVLPSLIPILVLSVAPLVVGIFLAFTDARLVRHPDYGFAGVDNFTRLAGNDLFWDSLRIGMIWTVGVTLLQLAAAMGLALLLNSGLKLQGLTRVLALIPWAMPPVVVAIMWQMIYSANGGPLNAFLGGVGLPDDVNWLGDFSTALPAVIVVGVWVGMPQTTVTLLAGLQQIPAELHEAASVDGAGAWRRFTAVTWPSLRPIVTSITSLNFIWNFNSFSLVYVLTAGGPGGKTMVPVLFIYLEAFKNREIGYAAAMGLVLVVVVVLILAVYLRSQFRDDRAAKGR; from the coding sequence GTGACCGCGACCCTGACGCGCCCGGCGCCGGCGCCCGGGAAGAAGAAGCCCGTCCTGGCGCGCACCCGGCGGCGCGAGGCGATCGCCCTCGTTCTCCCGTCGCTGATCCCGATCCTCGTGCTGAGCGTCGCCCCGCTCGTCGTAGGCATCTTCCTCGCCTTCACCGACGCGCGCCTGGTGCGCCACCCCGACTACGGCTTCGCCGGCGTCGACAACTTCACCCGGCTCGCCGGCAACGACCTGTTCTGGGACTCGCTGCGGATCGGCATGATCTGGACCGTCGGCGTCACCCTGCTCCAGCTCGCCGCGGCGATGGGATTGGCGCTGCTGCTGAATTCCGGGCTGAAACTGCAGGGCCTGACGCGGGTGCTCGCCCTGATCCCGTGGGCGATGCCGCCGGTCGTCGTGGCGATCATGTGGCAGATGATCTATTCGGCCAACGGCGGCCCGCTCAACGCCTTCCTCGGCGGCGTCGGCCTGCCCGACGACGTCAACTGGCTCGGCGACTTCTCCACCGCGCTGCCCGCGGTGATCGTCGTCGGCGTCTGGGTCGGCATGCCGCAGACGACGGTGACGCTCCTGGCGGGCCTGCAACAGATCCCGGCCGAGCTGCACGAAGCCGCGTCGGTCGACGGCGCGGGTGCCTGGCGCCGGTTCACCGCGGTGACCTGGCCGAGCCTGCGGCCGATCGTCACGTCGATCACGTCGCTGAACTTCATCTGGAACTTCAACTCGTTCTCGCTGGTCTACGTGCTCACCGCGGGCGGGCCGGGCGGCAAGACGATGGTGCCGGTGCTGTTCATCTACCTGGAAGCCTTCAAGAACCGCGAGATCGGCTACGCCGCCGCGATGGGCTTGGTGCTCGTCGTCGTGGTCGTGCTCATCCTCGCCGTCTACCTGCGGTCGCAGTTCCGCGACGACCGCGCCGCGAAGGGGCGGTGA
- a CDS encoding ABC transporter substrate-binding protein — MKTRRTLVAGALAAVGLLLTACGGGGSGDSGDGPVSLTFQSLSDQPAAIAATQKIVGDWNKAHPGVQVKIVQAGWDGVYDKLITQFNAGSAPDIVHYEAAGIAPFATDGFLADLTPYLSAEKRADIPKGVLDSVTVEGKVIAQPTELQSYVVFANKTQLQQAGVTIPTGASMTWDQLREIAKATTKDGKFGLGWGLSSPTAAFVALAPGFGGKYFEGTGNDAKLTAGPGEQALPQLVDAMAHQDHSILPVTLTQSGTKALAPFYAGQTAMTVQGSYQAANIAKDAPKGFDWVVLPPLAGSAGPAQAANPQTLSVNKDSAHVKEAAEFVDFFTGTENLAAINEADALIPPTTSARQALAAKLAGKNGWDAILASGEHLTSAPYLFAGKYAQWKDTVATPAYQQFLAQKIDAAGLAKQLEDGWKNVSK; from the coding sequence ATGAAGACACGACGCACCCTGGTTGCCGGCGCACTGGCCGCCGTCGGACTGCTGCTCACCGCCTGCGGTGGCGGCGGCTCCGGCGACAGCGGGGACGGCCCGGTCTCCCTCACCTTCCAGTCCCTGTCCGACCAGCCCGCGGCCATCGCCGCGACGCAGAAGATCGTCGGCGACTGGAACAAGGCCCACCCCGGCGTGCAGGTCAAGATCGTGCAGGCGGGCTGGGACGGCGTCTACGACAAGCTGATCACCCAGTTCAACGCCGGTTCGGCGCCCGACATCGTGCACTACGAGGCGGCCGGGATCGCGCCGTTCGCCACCGACGGCTTCCTCGCCGACCTCACGCCGTACCTCTCGGCGGAGAAGCGCGCGGACATCCCGAAGGGCGTCCTCGACTCGGTGACGGTCGAGGGCAAGGTGATCGCCCAGCCGACCGAGCTGCAGTCCTATGTGGTCTTCGCGAACAAGACCCAGCTGCAGCAGGCCGGCGTCACGATCCCGACCGGCGCCTCGATGACGTGGGACCAGCTGCGCGAGATCGCCAAGGCGACGACCAAGGACGGCAAGTTCGGTCTCGGCTGGGGCCTGTCGAGCCCGACGGCGGCGTTCGTCGCGCTCGCGCCGGGGTTCGGCGGGAAGTACTTCGAGGGCACCGGGAACGACGCCAAGCTGACGGCCGGGCCGGGGGAGCAGGCGCTGCCGCAGCTCGTCGACGCGATGGCGCACCAGGACCACTCGATCCTGCCGGTCACGCTGACGCAGTCCGGCACGAAGGCGCTGGCGCCGTTCTACGCGGGGCAGACCGCGATGACGGTCCAGGGTTCCTACCAGGCGGCCAACATCGCCAAGGACGCGCCGAAGGGCTTCGACTGGGTAGTCCTGCCGCCGCTGGCCGGCTCGGCCGGGCCCGCGCAGGCCGCGAACCCGCAGACGCTGTCGGTGAACAAGGACTCGGCGCACGTCAAGGAGGCCGCGGAGTTCGTGGACTTCTTCACCGGCACCGAAAACCTGGCCGCGATCAACGAGGCCGACGCCCTGATCCCGCCGACGACGTCGGCGCGGCAGGCGCTGGCGGCGAAGCTCGCCGGGAAGAACGGCTGGGACGCGATCCTCGCCTCGGGCGAGCACCTGACCTCGGCGCCCTACCTGTTCGCCGGCAAGTACGCGCAGTGGAAGGACACCGTCGCGACCCCGGCCTACCAGCAGTTCCTCGCCCAGAAGATCGACGCGGCCGGCCTCGCGAAGCAGCTCGAGGACGGCTGGAAGAACGTCAGCAAATGA
- a CDS encoding ribokinase, protein MTGGRVVVVGSANVDLAVDVPRAPKAGETVLGDRFRRSPGGKGANQAVAAALAGGADTSFVGALGEDEGADLILVSLGGAGVRTDLVERAEAPTGTAFITVAPDGENAIVVAPGANDHVEIGAAQADRIAEADVVLAQLEIPLGVVAAAAAAKRPGALVILNAAPSRELPASLWDVVDLLVVNEHEAADLAGEPEKLLARVPAVVVTLGGEGCVVLRRNAEPVRIPGLPVDAVDTTGAGDTFCGVLAAALAQGLDLPEAARRAGAAGALAVTRPGAQAAVPTAAEVAALEGKAR, encoded by the coding sequence ATGACGGGGGGACGAGTTGTCGTCGTGGGGTCCGCCAACGTCGATCTCGCCGTCGACGTGCCCCGGGCGCCGAAGGCCGGCGAGACCGTCCTCGGCGACCGCTTTCGCCGCAGCCCCGGGGGCAAGGGGGCGAACCAGGCCGTCGCCGCCGCGCTCGCCGGAGGTGCCGACACCTCCTTCGTCGGCGCGCTCGGCGAAGACGAAGGCGCCGACCTGATCCTCGTCTCCCTCGGCGGCGCCGGCGTCCGCACCGACCTCGTCGAGCGGGCCGAAGCGCCGACCGGGACCGCCTTCATCACCGTGGCCCCGGACGGCGAGAACGCCATCGTCGTCGCCCCGGGCGCCAACGACCACGTCGAGATCGGGGCGGCGCAGGCCGACCGGATCGCCGAGGCCGACGTCGTGCTCGCGCAGCTCGAGATCCCGCTCGGCGTCGTCGCGGCCGCCGCCGCCGCGAAACGGCCCGGCGCGCTGGTGATCCTCAACGCGGCGCCGTCGCGGGAGCTGCCCGCGTCGCTCTGGGACGTCGTCGACCTGCTCGTCGTCAACGAACACGAAGCCGCCGATCTGGCGGGCGAGCCCGAAAAGCTGCTCGCGCGGGTGCCCGCGGTGGTCGTCACCCTCGGCGGCGAGGGCTGCGTCGTGCTCCGCCGCAACGCCGAGCCCGTGCGGATCCCCGGCCTCCCGGTCGACGCCGTGGACACCACCGGCGCGGGCGACACCTTCTGCGGCGTCCTCGCGGCCGCGCTGGCCCAGGGCCTCGACCTGCCCGAAGCCGCCCGGCGGGCGGGCGCGGCCGGGGCGCTGGCCGTCACCCGGCCCGGGGCCCAGGCCGCCGTCCCCACCGCCGCGGAAGTGGCGGCGCTCGAAGGAAAGGCACGATGA
- a CDS encoding LacI family DNA-binding transcriptional regulator produces MTSPRATLLQVAERAGVSLASTSRALHGTGASPAMVERVRAAAAELGYSADAIGRSLRLKKTFQVAFAVADIGNPVYVEMMRAIHEVLEPHGYRVVVMTTGDTATSTTELVRSLNSGFVDGMIVTPLRTDDRLIAEIQRAPVPVVVIGRALDDRGISSVSTDSAGGIGAAVAHLHAIGRRRIGFLNGPLDTTPGASRQRGFDGATETTAFERVDQEIAADFTVAAGLEAARALLARGPVDALVAANDLLAIGAIRAVREKGLSVPEDVAVTGMDDTELGRVFQPSLTSVSLGSTERGRAAARIMLQLTDDPDHRAQQIAVGPELMVRESTGGAA; encoded by the coding sequence ATGACGTCACCACGCGCCACGCTGTTGCAGGTGGCCGAGCGCGCCGGGGTCTCCCTGGCCTCGACCTCCCGTGCGCTGCACGGGACGGGCGCGAGCCCGGCGATGGTCGAGCGCGTCCGCGCCGCGGCCGCCGAGCTCGGCTACAGCGCGGACGCGATCGGGCGGTCGCTGCGGCTGAAGAAGACCTTCCAGGTCGCCTTCGCCGTCGCCGACATCGGGAACCCCGTCTACGTCGAGATGATGCGCGCCATCCACGAGGTGCTCGAACCGCACGGCTACCGCGTCGTCGTGATGACCACCGGCGACACCGCGACCTCGACCACCGAACTCGTCCGCAGCCTCAACAGCGGCTTCGTCGACGGCATGATCGTCACCCCGCTGCGCACCGACGACCGGCTCATCGCCGAAATCCAGCGGGCGCCCGTCCCGGTCGTCGTGATCGGCCGGGCGCTGGACGACCGGGGGATCAGCTCGGTCTCCACCGACTCCGCGGGCGGGATCGGCGCGGCCGTGGCGCACCTGCACGCCATCGGCCGCCGCCGGATCGGGTTCCTCAACGGGCCGCTCGACACGACGCCCGGCGCGTCCCGCCAGCGCGGGTTCGACGGCGCCACCGAGACCACCGCCTTCGAGCGGGTGGACCAGGAGATCGCCGCCGACTTCACCGTCGCCGCGGGCCTCGAAGCCGCCCGGGCGCTGCTCGCCCGCGGCCCGGTCGACGCGCTCGTCGCGGCCAACGACCTGCTCGCCATCGGCGCGATCCGCGCGGTCCGCGAAAAGGGGCTGTCCGTGCCCGAAGACGTCGCCGTCACCGGCATGGACGACACCGAGCTCGGCCGCGTCTTCCAGCCGAGCCTGACCAGCGTGTCCCTCGGTTCGACCGAACGCGGGCGCGCGGCGGCGCGGATCATGCTCCAGCTCACCGACGACCCGGACCACCGGGCGCAGCAGATCGCCGTCGGCCCGGAGCTGATGGTCCGCGAGTCGACCGGAGGTGCGGCGTGA